The Salvelinus sp. IW2-2015 linkage group LG4q.2, ASM291031v2, whole genome shotgun sequence genome includes the window CTTGCTGGGCAACTTTAGAGAGTTGGACTCTATTCGATTCTTGCCACCGATCACCAGAGAGGTAGCCATGACCACCTGGCGTGACTGGATTGTGGAGTTGCGTGATTGGTGCATCTGGATGAAACACTCTTTACATCGTTTCCCCACCAGGTACAGGATCTCGAAGAAAGATAGCAGGATACAGGCCAGGCTGGTGACCACCATGAAGATGGTGAAGATACGCTTCTCTGTGGGGCGAGAGATGAAGCAGTCCACCTTGTTGGGACAGGGCTTCTGCTCACACTTGATGAGAGAGGGGAAGTCATAGCCCTCATAGATATGATAAATTAAATACACAAAGATGCCGTCCACGGCTATCTTGAAGATCAGGGTCAGGACGTAGGTCCACCACAGCCCCCCGCGCTTCTTGCCGGTGTTCTTGTAAAGTTTCCGACAGCCCTCGCCATATTTGAGCGTGTGTTTGCGCTCACGTTCATCTCTGTAGGCCACGTGCATCACCACCATGAAGGAGGGACAGGTGACAAAGATGAGCTGCAGGGCCCATAGGCGGATGTGGGACACAGGGAAGAAGTGGTCGTAACAGACGTTATGGCAGCCAGGCTGGGCCGTGTTGCACTGGAAGTCCTTCTGCTCGTCCCCCCACACCTTCTCTGCCGCCACGACAAACACCATGACCCTGAAGAGGAAGACAACGGACAGCCACACACGGCCGAACGCTGTGGAGTACTTGTTCACCCCACTGAGGAGGCCCTGGAGGAATGCCCAGTTCATTGGGAAGCTGACTC containing:
- the LOC111963176 gene encoding gap junction beta-4 protein-like; this encodes MNWAFLQGLLSGVNKYSTAFGRVWLSVVFLFRVMVFVVAAEKVWGDEQKDFQCNTAQPGCHNVCYDHFFPVSHIRLWALQLIFVTCPSFMVVMHVAYRDERERKHTLKYGEGCRKLYKNTGKKRGGLWWTYVLTLIFKIAVDGIFVYLIYHIYEGYDFPSLIKCEQKPCPNKVDCFISRPTEKRIFTIFMVVTSLACILLSFFEILYLVGKRCKECFIQMHQSRNSTIQSRQVVMATSLVIGGKNRIESNSLKLPSKDASAPSYSQGWGVTDYM